From the genome of Ziziphus jujuba cultivar Dongzao chromosome 4, ASM3175591v1:
CTTGCAAACATGGAAAAGCCCTTCTGTGGGAGATGGTGATCTTGAAAATGGTTTAAGAGTTTGGCAACAGCCGGCCATTGTACATCTTATCAAGCAACTGCCGTGCATCGGGCCTCCTAAGAAGCCCTTTGTTGTTTGGTAGACCAGTCCCTAAACAAACAGGGCATACAAGTTTTCCTCGACCTGGCCACAATTGCAAAAGAAATAGCGCTAGAAAACATAAGAACTCGTATGCCAGTTGCAATAAAGCATGATGTAGCCTTTACCATGCAAGTAGTTTTAAAATTACCATACATTTCTTTGTATGCACAGCAAATTTTCCATTGAAATAACTTGCATAGCTAAATCTCAGCCATaattccataatattttatCCTCAATTTATGATTCAAACTCCAACAACAGACTGCAGCTAAAAGACAGTTCTTGAGATTGATACTTGACCATACCAGTAATCGACAACAATAACACAAGACCTTTTCTAACTccatccaaaaaacaaaaaacaaaactctgtcAATGTTTTTCACTCACTATATAGCTGTCCATGGAGGATCTGCAATCCAAATTAGAAAAAGCCTCTGCAACGACAGAATCACAGCTTTGAAAAATTCTGACTGCTTAAAAGCACAATCTAACTCTAACTAAGCCACAAAGCTACTTGAGACAAGGAGATCATTAAGAGAAGGAAACCAGTTTGCTTCTCAAAACATTTATAGTCATTCTTCGCGGAAGGTGAACACTGTGTACTACACTTTAGATGGACTGACAAAAGCCAGCCTATGAAATTGATATCCAACCCTCAAAGGGATAAACATCTGTAGCTGAACATGATGCAGGGAAAATCCTCTTGTCCATGAACATGAGCAACTTAAAATTTAATGTTCCACTTTCAAGGAAAGTTAGCATGAGTTATACAGCAAGAATTTTAAAGAGTTTGCAACATAGAATAGACAAATTACACAATCATAAGCATTCAAATCAAAACCAATCTTTGTGCTGCTATACGTTTAGCATATATACGAGTACCAACGCAGAGTACATACCATAACAATTTGGACATTCTGTAAACTCGTAAACATCTTTAGCCCGTTTTCTATTGAGAGCTTTCCATTTTCCTGTACCACCACACATATCACCTAAATGAAAAGCAAATGAACATTTCatggaagaaaaataagtatCATAACTTCATACGTAAGATAACTATTTGTTTGGGTGGACAAAAACTGAAAGAGAATTctgtcaatttaaaaattaatcttttGTTTAATTAACCAAACATCTCATGCAACCAAGTACAAAATCAACAGGCACCAAAAGCTAAACTTCTACTTACAAAGTACAGCACCACTGCCACCACAATTTCGGCAAACGGGTCGCTCTTTTCCATCCAATGCAAATGCTTTGGGTACAGAATTAGAGGTGCCAGAATCTCTTATCAAAGCAGCAGTCGAACACAAACATGTGAGACACAATCGTCGAGAAATTGATACCTGAGATTTctgtggaaaaaataaaaaataaataaataaaataaaaagagaaaagaaaacgaAGCTTTTTTATTGACATTAAGCCTTTGGCATCGAGTTTTAACAAACTCAGGCTGCAGCAAAAACAATACCTCAAACAATCTTCAAGCAGAGctttgtacccaaaaaaaaaaaaaaaaaaaaaaaagaaattacagATTTTGAGATACATGGAACTTTTACCTTGAGAGGTTTTGATGAGTGGTCTGTATCTCTAGGACTGGAGCTCTCACTTTCAGAACTGCATCTCACTTGGAACCCAGCTGTCTTTAAATTGACTGTCAAGTTTGTAACATCCAAAAAATAGTCTTTTAATAAAGTAAATAGGAACCATGAAAGCGGAAATGGAGTGAGTGAGaaaatttatttccaaaataCACGGATTTAACTCGGAAGAAGAACAATCCACATACCAAACAAATACAAAATGgtgaaaccaaataaaatcttatttttcacATGGAAAATCCGAAGACCCCATTTAAGATAAGATTCGCCAAAACACAAATCCCATTCTGAGctcaattatttttctcataaatttaaaaaatacaaactaaGTGCCGAGagtattgaagaaaaaaatgaattactacccaaaacattttagcAGTGGGTGGATAACAAGAAAACCAAGAATTTATGAACAGATAGTGATAAGGCAAGCAAAATACTAAACAAGCGAACTCCATTTTCCAACGGAGTAGTTGCAAGCACAGATGGATAATTAGCAATTCTCAACTAGTATACAGATATTTCAGCGACAGAgacagagatagagagagaataAAGCTTACATTGACATGCTGAGGCTGTAGAGAGACGGTGTGGGATAGCTGAAAGATGAGAAGACGACGCCatcctctctatctctctctctctctctctctctctccttgtaTTCGTGTTAATCTGTAGGACACGGTTTAAGATGAGCAgataattttagaaattgaaaATCCTTCTTTCTGTTAGCATGAAGATAGACAGGCAGTAGACCCGTTTAGATGTTAAAAAAAGGTGGCTATCTTCTTCGCTATTGGTTAgtgtagatttttctttttattttttatttttttatttttttgtcttcttgTTGCTTTTAAGGGGTACTTTTTTATACATTCTTCAGACTCCGAAGTAaacaaatatgaataaatatataatagacATCTAATTCTCCTAAATCCAAATTAGCGTCGTTACACCGGttcatatatattagaaaatggATTGGTTCAAGTTAACCCAATTGAACAGAAATTGTAGAAAAAACGCATACTCCACAGTATTTCTGTTACATATATTCCTCCTCGGTCGAGAAGTGAGTGCTGTTCGATCaggaacataaatttttttactacaAAACGTAATCTTTATATCCAATCTTCATCATGGAACCTTGCATGGATTGCATACTTGTAGTTGAGAACTTGTTCAGTTCCAGTAATTTGCATCTAGTGCCTAGTTTAAAAATGGTCTCAGCTGAACTCTTCCACTTAATTGGAACCCCTCGAATCAGCCTGAGCTGACCTCTATTTAGTGTTCTGATTTATCTAATCAATTAAGAAAAGGTTTCTAGAACCTGTACAATCAACAATGTCCACCATCTTAAAATTGCACAAGAGAAtagattaaaagataaaaaaaaaacactgcgataaaaatatatataattatcagcAAATGAGAACTAATTAAAATGCCAACCGTGCACCTTCAACGAAGTATTTATCATACAACATTTGGTTATGCTGCAACATGCACCAACAACCTTCAGTGCTGCTGCAGCCAACTACTAGGCTACAACCAATTTTTACAAATAAtacgaaaaaaaacaaaagcccaCTGATAGGGCAGAAAAGGAACagcaaaaaattataatttcttcTTCCATACGCCTGAGTTCCTTGCAATTTAAAGGGCTCATGACACAGTTCGGCCATAACACAAACAGGCAAGATAAAGATTCTTAGCCCACTTTTCCTgcatatgaaaaaacaaaatgcagtGAGGTCTATGATCCACTATGGTTCCATATAAGAGTCAAAAAAGAGCCTATTTATTTGTTCATCTACAAGAAACTCTATTACATAGAACTAGCACTAAGCAAGCATGTACCTTAACATGTGTACTTGGAAACTGAGATGTACGGAGAGTTTCCTGAGTCTCATCCCCAGGTTTGCGCCTAGGGACACTCAAAATAAGAGCAGCTTGATCCCAAGTTGCAGCTGTTGATGTTATACGGTAACCATTATCCCAACGTCGGTGAATGCCCTCACTTGGATAAAGAAAATCAAGTTCCACGACCTACATaagagaaaaatcaaaagacggacatcaaattaaaaagaaaaacaaataataatagacAATGCAATAACTATGTGCGTTGAATTTATGAAAAGCCGTCATCTGTTTATGGAATATTAGTGCCTAAACATTTGTACATTATATAAACAAACCAGAAGACTCTTGTTTAGGATGACACGGATGACAGACTGACAATATATTATAAAGGCAAGAGTGTATTCCCCAGGAAAACAACGAACATACACTTCCAGAACAGGAAAGGCCagcttttattataaaaatgctAATATGAAGTCATTAAACTAACACAATATGTTAAGAGAACAGCAAACACAGAGAATAAAAAGGTAAAGCTTCACCTGATCACTAAAGCCAGCATTGCGTGACATGACAACACCCCAGCGGCTCCCAGCAGTTGCCATTGAGGTCACATGAAATCCTTCTCTCCATTTCTTATTGATCCACTTGAATGGGAAAGAATCACTTACTTTGTAAGATTGTTGGGTGTATTGGGTTCCTGTTGAATCAGGACCATGAAGTCATGATCTAGAAGTTGAAATTGAGTAAATGCACGTAAAAGTAGATATTTTAATAGCTCCCAGAAACTTCAAGCAAGAATAAGCATTCATCCCAAAACAATTCTACAGCTCTTGTTAAGGAAACTCAAATGGAATGATAATCAGCAAAATGAAAACTAAAGCTAACAAGCAAATGCAACCCTTCTATAGAAGCTTCTCATAAGTTCCAATATTACTAAAAATACACAACTTTTCTCCCATTAAAACATGATTTCCAACAATCAATATCATAGTTCACTGTGAAGAACAAACCTTTGGACATCACTACAAGGGAGCTTCCATTGTTAGCACCAGCAATAGAACTAATGTAATAGTTTTTCTCCCATTGTTCCATGATCCACTCCTGTTCATTTGGAACAGAAAATTCATTAATTGTTCAGAAGGATAGTATCTGAAATGAAAAGATGGTGAAAAATATAATCATGCAGCACAGAAACCACCTTGTGTAAGAAGAATGGAGACAGTTCATAAACTTGGGTTGTAAAACCAGTTCCAGCATCCATAATAAGTGCCCAAAGATTAGAGCAAGATGAAACACAACTTATAAGCAGACCATCTGCCATACCTCTCTCCACATGTTGTGCTAACCTTGCATCAGCCACATTGTAATGGTACCTAATTTGAAAGCAGCAGCAATAGTAACAATAGATATTAGGTCTATCCAACAAAATCTTGATCAACTGATATCAAGACAATCATTTAAATGTAAGATATGAACCACACAAGAGAAAAATCAAGTAAAACTACTTCATTGAGGGGAAGGAAAGCATGGGGACACGGAAGTATAATGTTTAGAACATAATGGATCTACCTTTGTTTCATTGGTAGTCTAGCATTGTAAACCGAAATCCATTGAGTGGCAGGAACTCCTAGGCGAACCTTCTTCCTAGGTTGCccatcatcttcttcctcaATATTCAATCTACCCCGTTTTTGTCCAACTTGACTAATTATCTATGCAAGgttacacaaaaaaaataaatatataaatattacattCTGATAGGCATCACAAAAGCAAATTTCACCTTTTCTGTCGGCAATGTTACCTTTTGAGCACCATCAATTTTAATTGGCCTTCCTGCTGGATTTGATCCTATCAAACCCTCAAACAAAGATATTAGCTTTGAATAATTTGGCTCTTCATCAAATTTCATGTTCACCACGATCTCAAGAAATTGCTTAAGAGGTGGAGGGCAGAAGCAGCACAACATTTCGGGAGATGTTGCCATCTTTTTTTTGCAAACCAGGAATGACTTGTTATCACCCTGAAGGCGGATAAAGGAGGGATCAAataagtttcaaaaaaaaaaaaaaaaaaaaaaaaaaaagagaagaaaaaaatacaatgagTACAAGTAAACCACAGCATAAAGAGGAAATGCATACCTGATAACCTTGCCATGGTAACCTGCCTCTTAAGAGAAAAATGAGCGTATATGCAAGGGATTCAAGATCATCTCTTCTACTAGCAGTTCTTCCTAAGTGAGCATGAACACTAGCATATCGAACAGTTCCTCTGGGGATtgaacagaaaaaaaattacgACCAATTTTTTAAGACCATTGTAAAGCataacacaaaaatacaaaGCACTACTACCTAAACATATCAGGACGCTGATCATATTCAACATGCTGTCCATTGGAGCTATCTTTCCACTTTGTTGCTGCAAAATATGTGATCATAAAGAAGatataaaaaatgtaataaCTAAGGGGAAACCACAAAGATGAAACAAAATTTACTCACCTAATCCAAGATCAACAAGAAACAACTTCTTCTCTTGGGGAGTAGATGGCTGACCAAGTAAAAAGTTTTCTGGCTTTACATCTCCATGCACATAACTAATATTAAACAAAGTCATGATTTGAAATTATGAAGTTAAAAGACTAAAAGCAGTTAGAATCCCAACTCCAGAAATAAATTAAGCTTCAGAAATTATGTTCACATACCCTCTTGAGTGCATCTTCTCCAGAATTGATAAAGACTCAACTGCAATACAAGCCACCATTTCTGCAGACATTCTGTATACATGCAAGAAGCCTTAATTCAACATATAGGCAACGAGGTCTTCCAAATAATAGTAGAAAAACCAATTCCAGTACCAagaataacaagaaaaataagaGAATGCAAATAATATGCCCAATCTCAGGTaaacataaattccataaggctTCTGTAACGATATTATTCCTGTCATCGGTTAACTCCATCAGTACTTCAAATGCCTGTTAGATGTTCAGATGTGTCTTGTtggatatatatacaataggttattcatttatttagagTGCACAGAATTTATACTTCCTATCATGGGGATAACTTCCTGTCAGTATAGATACAGAAGGAAGAAAGGAAGGGTCTAGCAACAGAGAATCAAGTTTTAGTACTAGTTCTGCGTTTCAATCGTCCAACAACCACAAAACTTTCAATTACTAATTTCAAGACAAAAATGGAGTACACTgctggaaaaaagaaaataagaaggaATACTCACGCCTGCCCTGAAGAGTTCCATACATCCCATAAACTTGGTCCGAGCATGTCCATAACCTGCAATACATAtgcaaaaattagaaatttcaaccagtaattcataaaaaaaaaaaatatatatatatatatatagatatggagTAGATAAGGTGACAGAACATACCATTACATAATAATCTCCTTGCCTTCCTTTGTAGTGCACTTTAGGCACTCCATGACTACCACCAAGCGTGctgttaaaacaaaaaaaaatccatcaaactcgTAGATCAGATGCATATGCCATTAACTTATTCTATCTTACCATTACAAAAAACTAacattaagaaagaaaataagagaaggaaaaaaataaaaagaaaaaaaagtacccACTTGTACACTTGCCACTCATATGGAGGACCATAATTACAGCCTTTGCTGTTTCTATGCTCAAATTTTAGTGCCACCTGAAAGAATTAAACATGAAGCTAAATTTTTGACAAATACAGCATTCAAGAGACAACAACAGGACTTGAACTTACCTCTATAGCCCCAGAACCACTTGTGCGATCATTTCCACCCGTAACACGACGACCAACAAACACCTGACCAAACCCACCTTTACCCAACCTCCTCTCTACCTTATATTGAGGTGAGCCTCCTACTTGAACCTGAGAAACGGAAAATTTTCCCAAAACATACAGGGTCATTAGTGTGCAAGGTATAGAAGTAAAAGcaaaaatcttttcttttttcgtttctCCCTAGGACAAAGCAAAACGTATATGCCAACAATTTACTCCAATGACATGAATGCTTTAAATCATCTTTCCAATTATGACATTACCCTACTTAATTGAAATGAACCCCCcacccccaaaaaacaaaaaaaaacaaaaaaaccaaaaaaaaaaaaagcaaataaataaacttgCATAGGCATAAGCCAAAAAAGGTTAAAGCCAACATGCATGCATAACAAGCAGCAATGCAGAGATCATTCTATATGAAACCACGAAGTGAACTATATGGCCATGAACTAATTCTAATAAAGTCAATAACACAATCTGAAATTATTACACCAGCAAATAAAAGTATaatacaacccaaaaaaaaaaaaaaaacacatcaaCACAAATAGAACCACACCAGTAGAACCACTCAACCACGcagtattaaattttaattagaacatcAGTCCGTACGATAGAACAGttgaaacaacaaaacaaagcaaaaataagataaaataaaatagagaaagCAAAAAAACACACATACCCTTTCGGGAAAAGGCGCGGTGTTACCCTCTTCTTCTTGCCCGGCAGCTTTATTAGCACTCAAACCGCCGCTATCATCACCCATCGCAGCTTTGTCTTGTTCCACACCCTTCTCTTTACCCTTTCTACGCCCTGAATCGCTGTCCTTCTCGGATATCACAATCACCTGGTCGTCCTGATCCCCCTCCTTCAACTTTCTAGCTGCCAACCTTGTCCTGGGCCTCGCCAAGGCCTCGGCAGCTTCTCTGGCGACGGCGGCACGTGTCTTCACGTAATTTCGCAAGGGAGGCGGGTCCGATCGCTTGTGTGCTACCCTAGCGCGACCTCGGCGTACTCCTCTGCGAAGCTCCGGCATTGCTCAAACCCATAAAATAGTTGGTAGGAGAATCTCGACGATTCGATCATTATCTTCTTCAATCCAACGAAGCTTTTAGACCCTTAGACATGGCCCAGAACCCAAACAAAACTGATCATCGGACAATAGAGGGCGAGTCGGCAGGAAAATCGTGGTGGATCATAAAATTTGTAGGAAATTATTAGGGTTTCCAAAACTCCAATTTGGGGGCTAGGGTCTCATCGATTGAAAAGAGGATGGAATTGGAGAGAGACGCCGACTAGTGTTTGGATGATGTAGAAGGCATAGACACAAACCAAACCCAAATT
Proteins encoded in this window:
- the LOC107415109 gene encoding protein PHOTOSYSTEM I ASSEMBLY 2, chloroplastic, whose protein sequence is MASSSHLSAIPHRLSTASACQFNLKTAGFQVRCSSESESSSPRDTDHSSKPLKKSQVSISRRLCLTCLCSTAALIRDSGTSNSVPKAFALDGKERPVCRNCGGSGAVLCDMCGGTGKWKALNRKRAKDVYEFTECPNCYGRGKLVCPVCLGTGLPNNKGLLRRPDARQLLDKMYNGRLLPNS
- the LOC107415090 gene encoding casein kinase 1-like protein HD16; the encoded protein is MPELRRGVRRGRARVAHKRSDPPPLRNYVKTRAAVAREAAEALARPRTRLAARKLKEGDQDDQVIVISEKDSDSGRRKGKEKGVEQDKAAMGDDSGGLSANKAAGQEEEGNTAPFPERVQVGGSPQYKVERRLGKGGFGQVFVGRRVTGGNDRTSGSGAIEVALKFEHRNSKGCNYGPPYEWQVYNTLGGSHGVPKVHYKGRQGDYYVMVMDMLGPSLWDVWNSSGQAMSAEMVACIAVESLSILEKMHSRGYVHGDVKPENFLLGQPSTPQEKKLFLVDLGLATKWKDSSNGQHVEYDQRPDMFRGTVRYASVHAHLGRTASRRDDLESLAYTLIFLLRGRLPWQGYQGDNKSFLVCKKKMATSPEMLCCFCPPPLKQFLEIVVNMKFDEEPNYSKLISLFEGLIGSNPAGRPIKIDGAQKIISQVGQKRGRLNIEEEDDGQPRKKVRLGVPATQWISVYNARLPMKQRYHYNVADARLAQHVERGMADGLLISCVSSCSNLWALIMDAGTGFTTQVYELSPFFLHKEWIMEQWEKNYYISSIAGANNGSSLVVMSKGTQYTQQSYKVSDSFPFKWINKKWREGFHVTSMATAGSRWGVVMSRNAGFSDQVVELDFLYPSEGIHRRWDNGYRITSTAATWDQAALILSVPRRKPGDETQETLRTSQFPSTHVKEKWAKNLYLACLCYGRTVS